From a region of the Mycobacterium sp. SMC-8 genome:
- a CDS encoding TetR/AcrR family transcriptional regulator → MTTTDATSPRSRAKSDRRGQLVAAAERLIAEHGYLAVRLEDIGAAAGVSGPAIYRHFPNKEALLVELLVGISTRLLAGGGEVVAQAADADAALERLIDFHLDFALGEPDLIRIQDRDLGNLPAAAKRQVRRKQRQYVEIWVEVLRRRNPELTEADARLMAHAAFGLLNSTPHGVKPGLTKTAEASFRTVLRTMTVAALTSAGLRA, encoded by the coding sequence ATGACCACCACGGACGCGACCTCGCCACGCAGCAGGGCCAAGTCCGACCGCCGCGGCCAACTCGTCGCCGCAGCCGAGCGTCTGATCGCCGAACACGGCTATCTTGCGGTGCGACTGGAGGACATCGGGGCGGCCGCCGGTGTCAGCGGTCCGGCGATCTACCGCCACTTCCCCAACAAGGAAGCGCTGCTGGTGGAGTTGCTGGTGGGCATCAGCACCCGCCTGCTGGCCGGCGGAGGCGAGGTGGTCGCGCAGGCCGCCGACGCCGATGCCGCACTGGAAAGGCTGATCGACTTCCATCTGGACTTCGCGTTGGGGGAACCCGACCTGATCCGCATCCAGGACCGCGACCTCGGCAACCTGCCCGCTGCGGCCAAACGCCAGGTTCGCCGCAAGCAGCGGCAGTACGTCGAGATCTGGGTGGAGGTGCTGCGGCGGCGCAACCCGGAACTCACCGAGGCGGACGCGCGACTGATGGCGCACGCGGCGTTCGGGCTGCTGAACTCGACGCCGCACGGCGTGAAACCCGGCCTCACGAAAACGGCCGAGGCCAGCTTCCGGACCGTCCTCAGAACGATGACGGTCGCGGCGCTGACCTCGGCCGGCCTACGCGCGTGA
- a CDS encoding carboxyl transferase domain-containing protein has protein sequence MAARTSHRDSHVALVDQLRSKLAAAALGGPERARERHVSRGKLLPRDRVDGLLDPGSPFLELAALAADGMYDDECPGAGMIAGIGRVSGRECMIVANDATVKGGTYYPITVKKHLRAQEIALQNRLPCIYLVDSGGAFLPRQDEVFPDREHFGRIFYNQATMSAKGIAQIAAVLGSCTAGGAYVPAMSDEAVIVRNQGTIFLGGPPLVKAATGEVVTAEELGGGDLHSKVSGVTDHLAHDDRDALRIVRNIVSTLAPRAEPPWQVAPAADPVADQTELYDVVPVDSRVPYDVHEVITRIVDGGEFSEFKAEYGTTLVTGFARIHGHPVGIVANNGVLFGESAVKGAHFIELCDKRVVPLLFLQNISGFMVGRDYEAGGIAKHGAKMVTAVACARVPKLTVVIGGSYGAGNYSMCGRAYSPRFLWMWPNARISVMGGEQAASVLATVRGDMTPEEEEAFKAPIRAQYEDQGNPYYSTARLWDDGVIDPADTRDIVGLALSVTAQAPLEPVSYGVFRM, from the coding sequence ATGGCAGCGCGGACATCTCACCGCGACAGTCACGTCGCGCTGGTCGATCAGTTGCGGAGCAAGCTGGCTGCCGCGGCACTCGGCGGTCCTGAGCGCGCACGCGAGCGCCACGTCAGCCGCGGGAAATTGCTGCCGCGCGATCGCGTCGACGGTCTACTCGACCCGGGAAGCCCGTTCCTGGAGCTGGCCGCGCTGGCCGCCGACGGCATGTATGACGACGAGTGCCCGGGAGCGGGGATGATCGCCGGGATCGGCCGCGTCTCCGGGCGCGAATGCATGATCGTGGCCAACGACGCCACCGTCAAAGGCGGCACGTACTACCCGATCACGGTCAAGAAGCACCTGCGCGCCCAGGAGATCGCGCTGCAGAACCGTCTGCCGTGCATCTACCTGGTGGACTCCGGTGGCGCGTTCCTGCCCCGCCAGGACGAAGTGTTCCCGGACCGCGAGCACTTCGGTCGCATCTTCTACAACCAGGCGACCATGAGTGCCAAAGGGATCGCGCAGATCGCCGCTGTGCTCGGCTCGTGCACCGCGGGTGGGGCCTACGTGCCGGCGATGAGCGACGAGGCCGTGATCGTCCGCAACCAGGGCACCATCTTCCTCGGTGGTCCGCCCTTGGTGAAGGCGGCCACCGGCGAGGTCGTGACCGCCGAGGAACTCGGCGGCGGCGACCTGCACTCCAAGGTGTCCGGCGTGACCGACCACCTGGCGCACGACGATCGCGACGCGTTGCGGATCGTCCGCAACATCGTGAGCACGCTGGCGCCCCGGGCCGAGCCGCCCTGGCAGGTGGCGCCGGCGGCCGATCCGGTCGCCGATCAGACCGAGCTCTACGACGTGGTCCCGGTCGACTCCCGGGTTCCCTACGACGTGCACGAGGTGATCACCCGCATCGTCGACGGTGGGGAATTTTCCGAATTCAAGGCCGAGTACGGCACCACGCTGGTGACCGGATTCGCCCGCATTCACGGGCACCCTGTCGGCATCGTCGCCAACAACGGGGTGTTGTTCGGCGAATCGGCGGTCAAGGGTGCACATTTCATCGAGCTGTGCGACAAGCGCGTCGTACCGTTGCTGTTCCTGCAGAACATCTCCGGGTTCATGGTGGGGCGCGACTACGAGGCGGGCGGCATCGCCAAGCACGGTGCCAAGATGGTCACCGCCGTGGCGTGCGCGCGGGTCCCGAAGCTCACCGTGGTGATCGGCGGTTCCTACGGCGCCGGCAACTACTCGATGTGCGGGCGGGCGTATTCACCACGCTTTTTGTGGATGTGGCCCAACGCCCGTATCTCGGTGATGGGTGGCGAGCAGGCCGCCTCGGTGCTGGCCACCGTCCGCGGGGACATGACGCCAGAGGAGGAGGAGGCGTTCAAGGCGCCCATCCGCGCTCAGTATGAGGACCAGGGTAACCCGTACTATTCCACCGCCCGGCTCTGGGACGACGGTGTCATCGACCCCGCCGACACCAGAGATATTGTCGGACTGGCGCTTTCGGTGACCGCCCAGGCGCCTCTGGAGCCGGTGTCCTACGGCGTCTTCAGGATGTGA